The Crocinitomicaceae bacterium genome includes a region encoding these proteins:
- a CDS encoding GNAT family N-acetyltransferase — protein sequence MPLTYRLIEEKDNAALAEVIKKSLEEQGNNKPGTIYADPQLYRMSSGYQTKGTIYFVVFQNDELLGGCGIAPIPDQEKNYCELQRMFLKKSARGKGIGAELMKRCLEFAKQAGYELVYIETFDNMFEAIKLYERSGFEYINGPLGNTGHFSCDRFLVKKL from the coding sequence CACTCGCTGAAGTGATTAAAAAATCATTAGAAGAACAAGGGAATAACAAACCGGGAACTATCTACGCTGATCCGCAATTATACCGCATGAGCAGCGGATACCAAACGAAAGGAACCATCTATTTTGTCGTGTTTCAAAATGACGAATTATTAGGTGGATGCGGAATTGCTCCTATTCCTGATCAAGAAAAAAATTACTGTGAACTTCAACGGATGTTCCTGAAAAAATCAGCAAGAGGAAAAGGAATCGGTGCTGAACTGATGAAACGCTGTCTTGAATTTGCAAAACAAGCCGGATATGAATTGGTTTACATTGAAACTTTTGACAATATGTTTGAAGCCATTAAACTTTATGAACGATCAGGATTTGAATACATAAACGGGCCACTCGGAAATACCGGACATTTTTCTTGTGATCGTTTTTTGGTGAAAAAATTGTGA